In Larimichthys crocea isolate SSNF chromosome XXII, L_crocea_2.0, whole genome shotgun sequence, the genomic stretch ATTGATCAGGCATTGATCAGACATTGATCAGGCATTGATCAGACATTGATCAGACATTGATCAGGCATTGATCAGACATTGATCAGACATTGATCAGACATTGATCAGACATTCATCAGACATTGATCAGACATTGATCAGGCATTGATCAGGCATTGATCAGACATTGATCAGACATTGATCAGACATTGATCAGACATTGATCAGGCATTGATCAGGCATTGATCAGACGTCTGGTCTCACCTCGTCTTTCGCCTGGAACAGGAACTCTTTCCCGTCACCGAGCCTGCAGAGAGTTCAGacacatgaaatattaagtATAGCGGTGATGATGAGCGTACCGGATCAGAACACCTCATTGGATCAGAACACCTCATTGGATCAGGACACCGGATCTCTCCTCACCTGAGCTTGAACACGTGTTTCCTCTTCTTGTAGTCGTGGGCGACCTCGCACACGGCCTCCCCGAGGCTGATGGGAACCTCGCTGTGGTATGGAATGCCGTTGCTCGCGCTCTTTCCGTCTTTGTAGAAACCGAGACTTCCTTTTCTTAAGACGCAGTAGACGTTCTGCCAGGACCTGCCGGAGAGACGAGACGCGGGTCAGGACAAAGACCCGATCCAGCAGCAAAGAGGACAGCACCTGGACTCTGAGGGCTCACCTGGTCGCcgccttcttgctgtgagactCCATTTCCTGTTTTCGACACAGCATCCCCTCCATGGTCTCCGGCTCTGACTCCGCCCCCCCTCTGCTCGGTAGCGTGGCGGACTGCTCGAGGCGAGAGGACGCCAGCCCGCTGTCCCGACCCGGTCCGTTTACAGACTCGGACTCGGAGCCCTGTGGGTCAAAGCAGATTGTGAGTGTCGGCAGAAAAAGACACCGTCGGGCGGACGCGGTAAGCAGCgaagcagccaatcacagccacACATGAGAAGCCATGATGACGCCGCTGTGATGGCTGATTACCTGAGCGTGGCGCCGGTTCTGAAGGTCCACATGTTAGAGAGCTCAGTCATGTGGACACACATGGAAACATGCGCTGAACACGgtttcaacatttcaaacatgaaacaataacaataataatcgAAGAAACGATCAACAGAAACTCTAAAGACTCAAAACAAACTTCAACAGGTCGTAAACTTTATGGTCAATGGACATTTGGGTCTTTTCTACCAATCACATGACTCCACACATCACAGGGAGCGAACACATGAAGCACTCGTGTCCTGGTCACTGTGAGCTCGTCAACAGTCGCTCATGTCCTGGTCACTGTGAGCTTGTCAACAGTCGCTCGTCAACAGTCGCTCGTGTCCTGGTCACTGTGAGCTTGTCAACAGTCACTCGTGTCCTGGTCACTGTGAGCTTGTCAACAGTCGCTCGTCAACAGTTGCTCGTGTCCTGGTCACTGTGAGCTTGTCAACAGTCGCTCGTGTCCTGGTCACTGTGAGCTTGTCAACAGTCGCTCGTGTCCTGGTCACTGTGAGCTTGTCAACAGTCGCTCGTGTCCTGGTCACTGTGAGCTTGTCAACAGTCGCTCGTCAACAGTTGCTCGTGTCCTGGTCACTGTGAGCTTGTCAACAGGTCGCCGGGAGTCCTGTCACTTGAGCTTGTCACAGTCGCTGTGGCCTGGTCACTGTGAGCTTGTCAACAGTCCTCGTGCCTGTCACTGTGAGCTTGTCAACAGTCGCTCGTGTCCTGGTCACTGTGAGCTCGTCAACAGTCGCTCGTGTCCTGGTCACTGTGAGCTCGTCAACAGTCGCTCGTGTCCTGGTCACTGTGAGCTCGTCAACAGTCGCTCGTGTCCTGGATCAGCTTCATGTTGTCAAACACAGATGATGACGTGGTGATGAAGAGACACAGTGATGGTTGGTGACGGAGCGATGGGGGCTCACAGAAGCGGCGCTGCAGTTGACCAGGAGCTGAGCGGAGGGTGACGGAGGGTGAcggagggggtggggtgggggcgGGCGTAGCTACAAAGCGGACcatggttctggttctgggttTGGTACTCACACGATCCGGCTGCTTTGGCTTACACACACGTTTAGGCTCGGATTTCTTTCCCGCTGACAACGAGAGCGACAACGACAGCTGGCAGAGACGCAACAAGGAGGCCAAACATGTCAAGGAACACGTCAGAACTTTtctcagacaaacaaagaactaggtccaaaaacatcaacagaacCAGAAGACCAGAACACAGACAGTGTTTAACTGCCATCGCCTCCTCTCTAACACAGTGGTATGTGAGCTCCCTCTGGTGGTTCACAGAAGAatcacagtgtaaacagaggTAGACTTTAAAAACTCAGACTAGAAGTTTGGATCAGGACTAGAGAGTTCTGTAGCTGAACGGGTCGAGCTTCACGTCTGTCGTGATGGTCATACTTCTACAGCCTGACATCTTCTCACGATGTAAAACGTCTGACAAACATTTGACAAATACTGATCTAACGTACATGAAGTCCTCCTTCTAACCAATCCCAGGGTCCGACTGAACCAGGTCCAGAATCACCTGAAAACCTGCCGCTGCTCCTGAACGTCACTGATCGACCTGAATGTTTCATGAATACTttgataaaacatttgtaactgGATGAAGATGATGTCATCGATGGGTTACATCACGTctctttaattcattcattgattaatCCGTGTCTTACTCAGGACACGAGGAGACGTCATGTGACGTCAGGATGAAACCTCGTTAACGGGACTCACCTGTGACGTGTCGTTGTCGCTGTGCACGCCGTTCACTGACACCGACTGGTTCAGAGTGGTCTGGTCCAAACTGGTTCTGTTCACATGGAGgagaaacattaaacatgttgagAAGAAATAAAGTCTGATGACCGttcactccacctcctcctccaccttccccacctcctcctccccctgcgTTACCTGGCTGCAGAGTCGTGGGCGTGGCTTTCTGTCTCTGACTGCACCACCTCCTCTGCTGGCGGAGGTGTTGGCGGTCGCCGTgctcgctcctcctcctcgagCCTCCTCTGGATCTCCTGCTCCTcgagctgaaaaacaaacagctgctcagTGAACCAGCTCCTCGCTTGTCACCGTGTCCGTCCTGCCCGGCTCGCGTCTCACCGTGGTCAGTTTCTCCAGCAGGATGAAGCGATCCTCCCACGCGGCGGCGAGCTTCTCGAAGGCGTCGTGGCGTTTGATCAGACTCTCCACTTCATCCACGTTAGTGCCGAGCTCGGCCGCGCGCACCAGAGGCTCCTGACCCGCCAACCAGGACTCCGCCACGTAGGCGTCACGTCCAAACTGCAGCACCTCCAACACTGAGGAGCCGAGAGGAgaaatgaatattcatgagcaGAAAGTTTCAGGTGAGACTCAGGTGAACGTCTCAAAGGTAAAGGTCAGTCCTCACAGCACGGCTCGTCTACACACCTCAAACTGGACCGACCCGTTTCATCTGCAGCGACACACCCGCTCCTACCTACACCTGTATGCTACACCACGCTACACCTGTATGCTACACCTGTATGCTACACCTGTGTGCTTCAACTGTATGCTACACCTCAACGCTACACCTGTATGTTACACCTGTATGCTACACCTGTGTGCTTCACCTGTATGCTACACCTGTATGCTACACCTCAACGCTACACCTCACGCTACACCTGTATGCTACACCTGTATGCTACACCTGTATGCTTCACCTGTATGCTACACCTGAACGCTACACCTGTACGCTACACCTGAATGCTACATCTGTATGCTTCACCTCAACGCTACACCTGAATGCTACACCTCAATGCTACACCTGTACGCTACACCTGTATGCTACACCTGAACGCTACACCTGTACGCTACACCTCAATGCTACACCTGTGTGCTACACCTGTGTGCTACACCTGAACACTACACCTGTATGCTACACCTGTACGCTACACCTCAACGCTACACCTGAACGCTACACCTGTATGCTTCACCTGAACGCTACACCTGAATGCTACACCTGTATGCTTCACCTCAACGCTACACCTGAACGCTACACCTCAATGCTACACATGTACGCTACACCTGTATGCTTCACCTGTACGCTACACCTGTACGCTACACCTGTATGCTTCACCTGTACGCTACACCTGTACGCTACACCTGAACGCTACACCTGTATGCTACACCTGAACGCTACACCTGAACGCTACACCTGTATGCTTCACCTCAACACTACACCTGTACGCTACACCTGTATGCGTCAACTCAACGCTACACCTGAACGCTACACCTGTATGCTACACCTGTGTGCTACACCTGTGTGCTACACCTGAACACTACACCTGAACGCTACACCTCAACGCTACACCTGTACACTACACCTCAACGCTACACCTGTATGCTATACCTGTACGCTACACCTCAACGCTACACCTGAACGCTACACCTGTATGCTTCACCTGTATGCTATACCTGTATGCTACACCTGAACGCTACACCTGAATGCTACACCTGTATGCTTCACCTCAACGCTACACCTCAATGCTACACCTGTATGCTACACCTGTGTGCTACACCTGAACGCTACACCTCAACGCTACACCTGTATGCTATACCTGTACGCTACACCTCAACGCTACACCTGAACGCTACACCTGTATGCTTCACCTGAACGCTACACCTGTATGCTACACCTGAATGCTACACCTGAATGCTACACCTCAACACTACACCTCAATACTACACATGTATGCTACACCTGTATGCTTCACCTGTACGCTACACCTGTACGCTACACCTGAACGCTACACCTGAACGCTACACCTGTATGCTCTGTTTAATGTCACGTATGGTCATGCTGACTCGAGGACTCGTACCGATCTGCAGGTGGTCCATCTTGTCCTGCCACTTCTTGTTGATCCGGTCTCTCTTCTCCTGGAGCTGAGTCAGCTTCTCTCGGATCTGTGAGTCACATGACATgaaaccatcacacacacacacacacacacagccagtgtgttctctgtacacattgacctctgacctcgtcAGATGCGTAGTGGTTGTTGTTGATCAGACTGTTTCCCATCTCGATGCAGGCGGTGAAGCTGTCTGCTCGCGTCTCGATCTCTGACTTGATGTCCTGATGATTGGCAATGACGAGCCCGGCAGAGGACACGTCCCTAAGAggacaaacagagaacagacagacagaggacagagaggacagacagaggacagacagaggacagacgtTAGGTTtgaacagactaacagactcATTGTCGTGTCATGAGTCTCCGCCCACCTCGGGCTGTCGTGGGCGTCGATCTGCAGGTTGACTCCGTCCATCCACAGCATCAGGTCTCGCACCATGTTGAAGAAGCGGAACTTCTCCACGGTGTCCAGCAGGAGGAGCCGGCGCGCCTGCCCCGCCTCCAGCAGAGCCTCCCACGCTGACGTCACAGCGTGCTCGCTCCGGTTAATGTCATCGGCTTTCTCGCCGGCGTACGCCTTCTGCAGCCGGGCGGCGTCGTCCTGCACCTGGTTCACCTGCAGGGGGCGGAGTCAGAGTGGTACACGGTCAGGTCGGGTTCCGTTAGAAGCTCACCTGAGATCTGTCTGATCAGCTGACCTGTCCGCTCAGCGCCTGGATGTCGTTTTCGAACGTGTTGTGCTGCCGGTGAAGATGCTGAACTGTGTTCAGGTCGCGGCCGAGGTCGGAGGGAAgcccctccctcttctctttgaCCCGGCCCAGCACCTCCATGGCGTCCTGGTGGAAGCGGTGCAGCTCGTAGGAGGCGGCTAACATCTGCGTGCGCGTATCGATCAGCTCCAGCAGGTCGGCCCACGCCTCGTTCAGCCCGTCCTTCCACTCTGCCACGCTGGCGTTCTCGGGATGGCCCGACTCGATGAGGTCATCCGCCAGCCCGTTCACACCGTCCACGCGCTCCTGGCCGATGGTGCTGGTGTCACGAGCGAACTCGCGGAACTTATCTCTCAGCATCTGAAACGAGGGCAGAGCGGGAATCAATTAACTCAGTTAGATCTCCTGAGCGGCGCCGCAGGTCTCTGAAGGACGTGACATAAAAACTCACGGTGACGTGTTCGTAGTCTTGTCCCAGTTCGTGCGAGCCAGCGACCACCTCCCTCTCAGCGATCCACTGCTCCAGGTCGTCCACCTCCCTCTTCAGCTGCGTCAGCCTCAGCCGCTCCTGCAGCCGCCCACGCCGCTCCTCCGCCAGGTCCTTCAGCCCGGCGTACAGTTTATCCACCTGAGCCTGCCGCAGAGTGATTCTCTCACTGTGAAGACAGGAAGTCAAACTTCAGTTCAACGCTCTGACAGCGTTCACTCAACGTTTGCTCAacgttcaggtgtgtgtgctctcaccTCTCGGGGTGTTCGCTGGTCACCATGAGGCGGCTGCTGTTGGCGAGCTGGTGGATGGTTTGGGCGTAGTCCTCGAGCGCCTGCTCCAGCGTCTGATGCTTCTTCACCATCACGAGGGCGCTCTGCTCGTCCTGCggcacaaacaggaagtggtcagAGCGTGATGGAGCGCTGGGAGTGGCTCCACGCCTCGCCCGGTCTCCAGTCTTACCTTGGCCTTCTCCTCGGACATCATGTGCAGCTCCTGCTCGCCCATCCACGCCTCGGCCTCTGCCGCGTCGGCGTAGAACTGCTGGGCTCGGTTGGCCTCGATCAGACGGGCGTGGCGTTTGTCCGTCTCTGCGATCAGCTGATCCCAGAGTTCACGCAGCTCGACGAGGCGCTCCTCCAGGACGGACTGCCTCTCTCCGTCGACCTGACTCTGAGTCTGTCCTCGTCTGTGGATGTCGTCGATGCGAGGCTGATGGCCCTGGATCTCCTTCTGCAGCGTCTgatcacaaacagacagacgcCTCACGTCAGTTTGTTCTTTCAGAATTCAGACACGCTGAGTGACGTTAACACAAAGTGCTCTGATGAATCACCTGGTTCTTCTTGATCAGGAGCTGCACGGTGGGCAGATCCTTCCCGTGATCGGTGGAGGTCGCCAGTGGCATCCTCTCCTTCACCCAGAGCTGAGAGACGAACAGaggaatgaataaaacatggagaCAGACGAACACTGACGGACTTTAAACCTGATCGGACTCACGATCTCATCCTCCAGATCTCTGTTGAACTGATGAGCTTCTTTGGAGGCGAGCAGCTGCTGCCTCCTCAGCCTCAGAGGCTCCTGGAGGTTGGAGAAGTTGTCGGTGACGCGTTGTTCCTGGTCGTGAACCTCGGTGAGTCCGGCGTCCTCCTGAGACAGAGCCAGAGCCTGAGACTGGAGGGACTGCACCTCCTTCTCCCTGACGTCCATCTGATGCTCCAACATCTGCACGGGGACGAAGACgtcagacatgaagacatgtttGACCTCATGCAGCTCAGGGTTCATTAAATCTGATCACATGACACCTGTGGTCTACCTGGTGCTTCTTGAGCAGGATGTTGACGCTGGTCAGGTCTTTGCCGTAGTCGTCGCTCTGCAGTTGACCCTCCAGGTTCTTCAGCCACACGTCTAGAGCGGAGCAGCTCTGCGTGAAGAGCTCGGCCCGGTTAGCGTCGAACAGACACTGGGCCTTGGTCTGGGTGGTTCCCTCCAGCTCCTCCCACTGACGCTGCAGGTCCTCCAGGGTCTGCTGGACGACCGGCTTCAGCTCCGGCTTCTCCGCCACCAGTGCCTGACCCTCCTGATAGAGACACAACAGGGACGAGGTGAGACAGATGATTGGAGGTTAGACAGACCTCGTTATGTTCATTCACGACGATCGTCACCTTGTCGATCTTATCCAGCCAGTCTTTGTTGGACTGCAGCTCGGCCATGAAGGCCTGATGCTTCTGCCACTTGCTGTGAAGGTTCCTGGCCTCGTCGTACGACATGTCCTGAGCCGTCAGCATCTTCTCATTGATCCACAGTGTGAGCTGCACAAAGACAGAGGACATGTCAGCTCACAGTGCTGCTCGTCTTCGTCTCTTTGGCTTCAATtcattgatttttgtgttttgtgatttgtgtgtgtgtgtgtgtgtgtgtgtgtgtgtgttctcacctcCTGTCCATCCTGGAGGAAGTGCTGAAGTTCTCGGTTGTCCTTGAGTTTTGTCAGGAGTTCGTTCGCAGCCTCTTTGTTCTTCAGATGTCTGCAGAGGATGAAGGAAGTGAGTCGCTCTGCAAACGTCTGATGGACACTCTGACTCACATCAATCTGATGTTTCTGCTCTCACCTCTCCTGGATGGAGTCCACCTTCTCCTGGATCTTGTCAGAGTTGGCGTTGCAGTCGTTAATGAGGCGCCGTCCGGCCTCCACCACGCCCGTTATCTTCTCCTCACTGGCCTCGGTGGTGGTGAGGAAGTCCTCATGTTTCTTAATGGCCTCCTCAGCTCCCTGAAGGCTGGTCGGCATCTCAGTGTGAGACAGGACGTACTcctacagagaggaggagcaggagcaggagcaggaggaggaggaggaggaggaggtgatatcatgtttgtttattcacttattattgttattcacATCATGACTTTAATGACACTTTGACGATGACAGTGATGTCGTGTTTGCTCACCTGGCTGTTGAGGAAAGCTTCTGCCTGCTTGGCGTCTCTCAGGAACGTCTGGAAGTCGAAGGCTTGAGCCAGCAGACTGTGCCGGTTCTCCCACATGCGGCGCAGCTCGTGCCAGCCGGTGTCCAGCGCCTGCAGCCTCTGGGCGAGGAACATGTGCTGGGCGTCGGTCTGACCCTGCGTCACCTCCTCGCCCACCGCCCTCATCTTCTCGTAGTCCTCCTTGTAGTTGTCCACTTCGTTCTTGATGCTCTCGTGCTGAGCGAGCAGACTCTCGGCCTCGGGCAGAGAGGTGGGGATGTCCTCCGAGGCCACGGCCGTCTGAGTGCGGGACAGCCACGACTGGAAGTCGTCCAGGTCGCGGAGGAAGCCCTGCAGCTTGCTGGCTTCGCCCAGCGACTCCTCACGCCTCTTCATGGTGGTGTTCAGCTCCTCCCACACCTCCTGGATCTCAGTCAGCCGTCCCTGGATCTCTCCGGCCTGGTCTGGATGTTCTTTGGCCAGTTTTTCTGCTTCGTTCCTCAGGTCGTCTAGTTTACCCTGAAGACgtgtgaaatgatttaaatgcaGAAGCAATGACTGATCATTAAACACGATGCATCACTGCAGGTGAGCTCTCGTACCTGAATGGCCTCCAGGTCTCTCTCCATGCCCGTCAGTTTCCTCTGCAGCGCCATCACTCCGGCCAGGTCGTTGCCGAGGCCCTGCGTGGACTCGATCACCTTGGTCTTCTCCCTCATCCAGGTCTGGATTTCGTTACACTCCAGATGGTAGTTCTGGATGTTCAGAGCCGACTCCAGGCCTTGTTTCTTCTGACCGGCCAGCTGCTCGAACTCCTTCCACCTACGAACCATGAAGACAACCGACATGAAACCTTCAgcgaacaaacacaaacacagtctttACTTAGCACTCTGTGCTCGCTCTCACCGGTTGTTCAGCTGGTCTCGGGTCTGGTGGATCTGGTCTTTGTTGCAGTTGTCGGAGCTCAGGAGCTGCTCGGCAACCTGATTCACGTCACTGACACGAGAGCTCAGGTTGTTCATCTCCGGCTCCAGAGTCTCGAACctgcagacagaagaaagaaacatcGTTCACTCGTCCTGAAAAGACATCAGCATCATTAACTCAGGGCTCAGACTGACCTCTGCTGCACCACCTCCAGGTCCTCCAGCTTGGTGGGGATCTCCATACCATCTAACcactgctccttctcctccacccacaGCTGACAGGCTCCAGCTTCGCTGAACATGCGGTACAGGGCGAGGGCGCCCTCCAGGGCCTGACGCCGGGCTGCAGACAGAGACTCCAACTCTTCATAGCGCTGCTCGATAGCCGGCAGACGCCCGTCAACCTGCAGGCGGAGATAGACGATCAGTTATCGCTGCACCACAGCGTGACACCATCAGTATGACAGTATAAAGACGGAGCGCACAGACCTCTGGGTAATGTAAGTAGGCCTCCGGCAGGGCCTGGACCTGCTCGTGGAGCGAGTCGATGACCGGGTGGTGGCTCTGGATCTCCTCCTCGATCTCCCTCTGCTTGCGAGCGAGCGTTTGGGTGGAGAACTCATCGTGTCCGACCTCCTGACTGGACACCTGACGGAGCGTCTCCATGATCCAGGCCTCCATGTCGTTGGCATCTGTTTGAAACTGGTGCAAGGCCACGGCCTCCTTCAGGCTCTGCTCTCTGAGTTTGGTGGTCTGTGGGAGGACAGGAAGACATTAGAGGGCGTAGCTTCATACATCTAGAACTACACAGAACATGAGCAccacccacctcctccagaTGAGCCCACTGTGCTTGGATGTCCTGGATCCTCTCGGTGACCTCGGGGGCTCCGAAGTGTCCCTCGTTAATCAGAGCCTCGCCGGCAGCGATGCTGTTACTCAGCGGGCCGTACCGAGCCGCCATCTCGTCCCTGAACGCCTCGTGTTTGCTGAGCAGGTGAAGGGCGGAGGTGAGGTCACGTCCACAGTCTCCGCTGGCGAGGATCTGCTCCTGCTCTCTGATCCAGGCCGCCTCCTCGCCCAGATCCCACATGAACTGCCACAGCCGCCGCGAGTCCTCCAGGCGCTCCCGGCGGTTCCCGGCGAGCTGACCGAGCTCGTCGTAGGACTGACCCAGAAGGTCGACCTTCTCGCTGACCAGCCCGGGCTCGCACGGTTTGTAGGCTGCGATCACAAGAACACTCAGTATCAATGAACATCCAATCaggtcacagagagagagtgacatcACACCTGAACACTCACCCTGTTCGTACGACGTGAAGCGCTGAGCGGCGCCCTGCACCGCCTTGATCCGCTCAGCCTGAGCAGAGATGTCAGCCTCCACCAGAGTGTGTTTCTGGAGCAGGTCCAACACGTCGTGGAGATGTTTGCCGCTGTCCTGAGAGTGCAGACGCCCCTGAAACACGCACGCCACCACGTTTAATACACTGAcatattatattaatacataAACTGTCTGAGGAAGAAAACGAGACGAATTAATGAGGCGTGACAGTTCACGGCTTCAGTTTCACTTCATTAACCTGAATAATCTGTTAACGATGTTACCAAAGAGATCAACAGGTGATGGAGGACAGCAGAGGCCGGTGGAGACGTTTGTAACATGTTTGAAGGTGAAGCTCCTCCTACCTTCATGTCGGCCATCCAGTCCATGATGTAACGCATCTCCTGGAACAGCCTCTGCAGGTCTCGGTGTGCGTTGAGTCTCTCTCTGCGAGCagccagcagctccttcaggtACTCCCACAGTCGCAGCACGTTATCGCGCCGTGCGATGATGCGCCGCACGTCGTGGTAACCCTCGGCTTCCAGCTCTTTGGCCACCGCCTCCACGGCCGCCACGCGCTCCCAGTACGCCCCGATGTCCGTCTCTATGGCCTCGTGTTTACGGGTGGCGGCCTCCACTGCTCCCAGGTCAGTCCCGAAGTTATCCTGTGACAGAGGAAGGTGAGGTTACCACAggaagtcatcatcatcatgttccTGTAGCTGACGTCTGTCTCTACCTGAGACACCAGCCTCTGGTTCTCGCTCAGCCACGTCTCCCTCATCGCCGCCTTACGGTCAAAACGAGCAGCGAGcatctccagcttctcctgacgAATCAGCTCGTTTCTCAGAGCCAGCTCGCGTTCGTGCTCCGCCTTCTCCAGGCGCTCCCATGCCTGACCAATGAGAGCACAGAGAACACAGGAAGTTAGTGACACCTGGAACACCTGCAGACGTGAATGATGACGTGTGGTCGGTGACATCACA encodes the following:
- the sptbn2 gene encoding spectrin family protein isoform X4; translation: MEWEHREHREHREHREREPCLSPAAFVNQVQYSNILEGRFKQLQDEREAVQKKTFTKWVNSHLGRVTCRIGDLYTDLRDGRMLIRLLEVLSGEQLPKPTKGRMRIHCLENVDKALQFLKEQKVHLENMGSHDIVDGNHRLTLGLIWTIILRFQIQDISVETEDNKEKKSAKDALLLWCQMKTAGYPNVNIHNFTTSWRDGMAFNAIVHKHRPDLIEFDNLKRSNAHYNLQNAFNVAEKELGLTKLLDPEDVNVDQPDEKSIITYVATYYHYFSKMKALAVEGKRIGKVLDYAIEADQLIEKYETLASELLQWIEQTIVTLNDRQLANSLSAVQNQLQAFNSYRTVEKPPKFTEKGNLEVLLFTIQSKMRANNQKVYMPREGKLISDINKAWERLEKAEHERELALRNELIRQEKLEMLAARFDRKAAMRETWLSENQRLVSQDNFGTDLGAVEAATRKHEAIETDIGAYWERVAAVEAVAKELEAEGYHDVRRIIARRDNVLRLWEYLKELLAARRERLNAHRDLQRLFQEMRYIMDWMADMKGRLHSQDSGKHLHDVLDLLQKHTLVEADISAQAERIKAVQGAAQRFTSYEQAYKPCEPGLVSEKVDLLGQSYDELGQLAGNRRERLEDSRRLWQFMWDLGEEAAWIREQEQILASGDCGRDLTSALHLLSKHEAFRDEMAARYGPLSNSIAAGEALINEGHFGAPEVTERIQDIQAQWAHLEETTKLREQSLKEAVALHQFQTDANDMEAWIMETLRQVSSQEVGHDEFSTQTLARKQREIEEEIQSHHPVIDSLHEQVQALPEAYLHYPEVDGRLPAIEQRYEELESLSAARRQALEGALALYRMFSEAGACQLWVEEKEQWLDGMEIPTKLEDLEVVQQRFETLEPEMNNLSSRVSDVNQVAEQLLSSDNCNKDQIHQTRDQLNNRWKEFEQLAGQKKQGLESALNIQNYHLECNEIQTWMREKTKVIESTQGLGNDLAGVMALQRKLTGMERDLEAIQGKLDDLRNEAEKLAKEHPDQAGEIQGRLTEIQEVWEELNTTMKRREESLGEASKLQGFLRDLDDFQSWLSRTQTAVASEDIPTSLPEAESLLAQHESIKNEVDNYKEDYEKMRAVGEEVTQGQTDAQHMFLAQRLQALDTGWHELRRMWENRHSLLAQAFDFQTFLRDAKQAEAFLNSQEYVLSHTEMPTSLQGAEEAIKKHEDFLTTTEASEEKITGVVEAGRRLINDCNANSDKIQEKVDSIQERHLKNKEAANELLTKLKDNRELQHFLQDGQELTLWINEKMLTAQDMSYDEARNLHSKWQKHQAFMAELQSNKDWLDKIDKEGQALVAEKPELKPVVQQTLEDLQRQWEELEGTTQTKAQCLFDANRAELFTQSCSALDVWLKNLEGQLQSDDYGKDLTSVNILLKKHQMLEHQMDVREKEVQSLQSQALALSQEDAGLTEVHDQEQRVTDNFSNLQEPLRLRRQQLLASKEAHQFNRDLEDEILWVKERMPLATSTDHGKDLPTVQLLIKKNQTLQKEIQGHQPRIDDIHRRGQTQSQVDGERQSVLEERLVELRELWDQLIAETDKRHARLIEANRAQQFYADAAEAEAWMGEQELHMMSEEKAKDEQSALVMVKKHQTLEQALEDYAQTIHQLANSSRLMVTSEHPESERITLRQAQVDKLYAGLKDLAEERRGRLQERLRLTQLKREVDDLEQWIAEREVVAGSHELGQDYEHVTMLRDKFREFARDTSTIGQERVDGVNGLADDLIESGHPENASVAEWKDGLNEAWADLLELIDTRTQMLAASYELHRFHQDAMEVLGRVKEKREGLPSDLGRDLNTVQHLHRQHNTFENDIQALSGQVNQVQDDAARLQKAYAGEKADDINRSEHAVTSAWEALLEAGQARRLLLLDTVEKFRFFNMVRDLMLWMDGVNLQIDAHDSPRDVSSAGLVIANHQDIKSEIETRADSFTACIEMGNSLINNNHYASDEIREKLTQLQEKRDRINKKWQDKMDHLQIVLEVLQFGRDAYVAESWLAGQEPLVRAAELGTNVDEVESLIKRHDAFEKLAAAWEDRFILLEKLTTLEEQEIQRRLEEEERARRPPTPPPAEEVVQSETESHAHDSAARTSLDQTTLNQSVSVNGVHSDNDTSQGSESESVNGPGRDSGLASSRLEQSATLPSRGGAESEPETMEGMLCRKQEMESHSKKAATRSWQNVYCVLRKGSLGFYKDGKSASNGIPYHSEVPISLGEAVCEVAHDYKKRKHVFKLRLGDGKEFLFQAKDEAEMSSWIRSIHSSIPSGPADSPGGPQVLSRAMTMPPISPSSGDTGGVTMRNKDGKEKDREKRFSFFGKKK